From Callospermophilus lateralis isolate mCalLat2 chromosome 5, mCalLat2.hap1, whole genome shotgun sequence, a single genomic window includes:
- the LOC143398943 gene encoding olfactory receptor 2L13-like produces MEKWNQTSSDFILLGLLPQNQTGLLLLLLIISVFVLACLGNSGMTALIFLDLRLHTPMYFLLSQLSLMDLMYISSTVPKMVYNFLSGQKSISFLGCGVQIFFFVTLACSEGLLLASMAYDRFVAICHPLHYPIHMSKRVCVKMILGSWTLSSINSLAHTIYTFQIPYCRSRAINHFYCDIPAMMPLACVDTWDYEYMVFVSAVLFLLLPFLGITASYGRVLFAVFHMRSKEGRKKAFTTCATHLTVVIFYYTPFVYTYLRPKSLRSPEEDKILAVFYSVLTPMLNPIVYSLRNKEVLGAMRRVWGMFSSRKK; encoded by the coding sequence ATGGAGAAATGGAACCAAACTTCAAGTGATTTCATTTTATTGGGGCTGTTACCGCAAAACCAGACTGGCCTACTTCTCTTGCTCCTGATCATCTCTGTGTTTGTTCTCGCCTGTTTGGGGAACTCAGGGATGACTGCCCTCATCTTCTTGGATCTGCGgctccacacccccatgtactttcTCCTCAGCCAGCTGTCCCTCATGGACCTGATGTACATCTCCTCCACTGTCCCCAAGATGGTATACAACTTCCTCTCTGGGCAGAAAAGCATCTCCTTCCTGGGATGTGGTGTGCAAATCTTCTTCTTTGTGACATTGGCATGTTCTGAAGGCTTACTTCTGGCCtccatggcctatgaccgctttGTGGCCATCTGCCACCCCCTCCACTATCCCATCCACATGAGTAAAAGGGTATGTGTGAAGATGATCCTGGGGTCCTGGACGCTGAGCTCCATCAACTCCCTGGCACATACCATCTATACTTTTCAGATTCCTTACTGCAGATCTAGAGCCATCAATCATTTCTACTGTGACATCCCAGCCATGATGCCTCTGGCCTGTGTGGACACCTGGGACTATGAGTACATGGTGTTTGTGAGTGCAGTCCTGtttctcctccttcctttccttggCATCACAGCCTCCTATGGACGGGTTCTTTTTGCTGTCTTCCACATGCGCTCAAAAGAGGGGAGAAAAAAGGCTTTCACCACGTGTGCCACACATTTAACTGTGGTGATATTTTACTACACACCTTTTGTCTACACTTATCTCCGGCCCAAGAGTCTCCGCTCACCAGAAGAGGACAAGATCCTTGCAGTTTTCTACAGCGTCCTCACCCCCATGCTCAACCCAATTgtctacagcctgaggaacaaggaGGTGCTGGGGGCCAT